A genomic region of Leptolyngbya sp. NIES-2104 contains the following coding sequences:
- a CDS encoding bifunctional heptose 7-phosphate kinase/heptose 1-phosphate adenyltransferase: MSEFLSVLEQFSRSHILVIGEAMLDRYLYGDATRLCQETPVPVVTLSQTIDQPGGAANTAMNLQSLGAEVTLLSVVGEDWEGMRLQRVLPGIQGIFTASDRTTLTKQRVMNGDRLLLRFDQGTTAALSTELENKLITELRTHWNHYDAIIISDYGYGILTDRIINTIHQLQQHHPKILIVDAKNLINYQHLDVTAVKPNYQQMLNLLNQEDINFSRIQFVKHNAAEILEKTGAKIVAVTLDREGVILLQRDRAPYQIRANPACPTQTIGAGDTFTATFAIALTITNNSTIAAELAAAAAAIVVQKPGTARCTLEELQSMFNHVLEPS, from the coding sequence ATGAGTGAGTTTCTTTCGGTGTTAGAGCAGTTTTCCCGATCGCACATTTTAGTGATCGGGGAAGCGATGCTCGATCGCTATCTTTACGGTGATGCAACTCGCTTATGCCAAGAAACTCCGGTTCCTGTGGTGACGCTTTCTCAAACGATCGACCAACCCGGAGGAGCCGCGAACACTGCAATGAATCTGCAAAGTTTAGGGGCAGAAGTCACATTGCTTTCGGTCGTGGGCGAAGATTGGGAAGGAATGCGGCTTCAGCGAGTTCTACCAGGAATTCAAGGAATTTTTACAGCAAGCGATCGCACAACGCTTACTAAACAGCGGGTCATGAATGGCGATCGCTTGTTACTCAGATTCGATCAAGGCACCACAGCCGCTTTAAGCACAGAACTAGAAAACAAGCTCATTACCGAACTGAGAACTCATTGGAATCACTATGATGCGATCATCATTTCGGATTATGGGTATGGAATTTTAACCGATCGCATCATTAATACAATTCACCAACTTCAGCAACACCATCCGAAAATACTCATTGTTGATGCAAAGAATCTCATTAACTATCAGCACTTAGATGTGACTGCGGTTAAACCAAACTATCAGCAAATGTTGAATCTATTGAATCAAGAAGATATCAATTTCTCTAGAATTCAGTTCGTGAAACACAATGCGGCAGAAATCTTAGAGAAAACTGGAGCAAAAATTGTTGCGGTGACACTTGATCGAGAAGGTGTAATTTTGCTGCAACGCGATCGCGCTCCGTACCAAATTCGCGCAAATCCCGCTTGTCCCACTCAAACAATCGGCGCGGGTGATACCTTTACAGCTACATTCGCGATCGCATTAACGATCACAAACAATTCAACGATCGCCGCAGAACTTGCAGCAGCAGCAGCAGCGATCGTGGTACAAAAACCGGGAACGGCTCGCTGCACACTCGAAGAACTTCAATCAATGT
- a CDS encoding DUF4351 domain-containing protein, whose amino-acid sequence MAFSQAFLEWEQVTRQEGRQEGLQEGQIALILRLLTRQFGELPEEVRSQINALSIEQLESLADALFEFSNLQDLETWLADHS is encoded by the coding sequence ATGGCGTTTTCACAGGCATTTTTGGAATGGGAACAAGTCACGCGACAAGAGGGACGACAAGAGGGACTGCAAGAAGGGCAGATTGCATTGATTCTACGCCTCTTAACGCGGCAGTTTGGAGAGTTACCGGAAGAAGTGCGATCGCAGATTAACGCTTTATCGATCGAACAACTCGAATCACTCGCTGATGCCTTATTTGAGTTCTCAAATTTGCAGGACTTGGAAACCTGGCTTGCTGATCATTCTTAG
- a CDS encoding cation:proton antiporter subunit C, producing MSCRTKAVGGSVVLEAFVFATILIGFFGIILKKNLIMKIISMDVMSSGVIAYYVVVAARGGVFTPIVGGEPKGAFADPVPQAVILTAIVIGLSIQALMLVGVMKLSQDNPTLEVSEIEKSNTP from the coding sequence GTGTCTTGCCGTACAAAAGCTGTTGGGGGAAGCGTCGTGTTGGAAGCGTTTGTGTTTGCCACTATTTTGATTGGTTTTTTCGGCATCATCCTCAAAAAGAATCTGATCATGAAAATCATTTCGATGGATGTGATGAGTAGTGGAGTGATTGCATATTACGTGGTGGTAGCAGCGCGGGGAGGGGTGTTTACACCGATCGTGGGCGGTGAGCCGAAAGGGGCGTTTGCTGATCCGGTTCCACAAGCGGTGATTTTAACCGCGATCGTGATTGGTCTCTCGATTCAAGCGTTGATGTTAGTGGGAGTGATGAAGCTGTCACAGGACAATCCCACCCTAGAAGTAAGCGAAATCGAGAAAAGCAATACCCCATAA
- a CDS encoding cation:proton antiporter — protein MTELTLIWIAFPFVVGFMIYLLPRLDRVLAMLGALFSAAYAVQLFVSQTPIDLRLLDHFGVSLVLDPLAGFFIITNALVTIAVLIYCWGTNKTTFFYAQTLILHGSINAALACSDFISLYVALEVLSIASFLLIAYPRSDRSIWVGLRYLFVSNIAMLFYLVGAVLVYQTHHSFDFAGLRGAPPEALALIFLGLSVKGGIFASGLWLPMTHSESEAPVSALMSGVVVKAAVLPLVRCALFLEEVDPIVRIFGVATALLGVFYAVFEKDTKRILAFHTVSQLGFILAAPEVGGFYALTHGLVKSSLFLITGVLPSRNLKELQQQPIPRSVWIALAIASFSISGFPLLSGFGAKVLTMKNLLPWQVIGMNIAALGTAISFAKFIFLPHQTISDAKPLRRGFWAAIALLLGGLVVANVVYYEAYSLENIAKPLITIFLGWIAYLAVFKRLNVKLPRTFEYFDHLVGMMSLTMILLFWFWRAFA, from the coding sequence ATGACAGAACTAACCCTGATTTGGATTGCCTTTCCGTTTGTGGTGGGCTTTATGATTTATCTGCTGCCAAGGCTCGATCGAGTGTTGGCAATGCTCGGAGCACTGTTTTCGGCAGCTTATGCAGTTCAGCTTTTTGTATCGCAGACCCCAATTGATTTAAGATTGCTCGATCATTTTGGAGTGAGCTTGGTGCTCGATCCACTGGCGGGATTCTTTATCATCACAAATGCGCTGGTGACGATCGCAGTTCTGATCTACTGTTGGGGCACGAATAAGACAACCTTCTTTTATGCTCAAACGCTGATTCTACACGGCAGTATTAATGCAGCATTAGCATGTTCAGACTTTATTAGTTTGTATGTCGCGTTAGAAGTTCTCAGTATTGCCTCGTTTTTGCTGATTGCTTATCCGAGAAGCGATCGATCCATTTGGGTCGGATTGCGCTATCTCTTTGTCAGTAACATTGCCATGCTGTTCTACTTGGTTGGGGCAGTGCTGGTTTATCAAACCCATCATTCATTTGATTTTGCTGGCTTGCGTGGCGCACCTCCAGAAGCATTGGCATTGATATTTTTAGGACTATCAGTAAAAGGTGGGATTTTTGCATCTGGACTGTGGTTGCCGATGACACATTCGGAGTCAGAAGCGCCAGTTTCAGCACTCATGTCCGGTGTCGTGGTGAAAGCGGCGGTGTTGCCGTTAGTTCGATGCGCGTTGTTTCTCGAAGAAGTTGATCCGATCGTTAGAATCTTCGGAGTTGCAACTGCGTTATTGGGTGTGTTTTACGCGGTGTTCGAGAAAGATACGAAGCGGATTCTGGCATTTCACACCGTTTCACAGTTGGGATTTATCTTAGCAGCACCGGAAGTTGGGGGATTTTATGCGCTCACACATGGATTGGTAAAGTCTTCCTTGTTTTTGATTACTGGAGTGTTACCGAGTCGGAACTTAAAGGAATTACAACAGCAACCGATCCCACGATCGGTTTGGATTGCATTGGCGATCGCAAGTTTCTCGATCTCTGGATTTCCTTTGCTGTCAGGCTTCGGGGCAAAAGTACTCACCATGAAAAACCTCTTACCCTGGCAAGTGATCGGAATGAACATCGCAGCATTAGGAACCGCGATTTCGTTTGCTAAATTTATCTTTCTGCCACATCAGACCATCAGTGATGCGAAACCGCTTCGGAGAGGATTTTGGGCAGCGATCGCGCTCTTACTGGGCGGTTTAGTGGTTGCAAATGTAGTGTATTACGAAGCCTATAGTCTAGAGAACATTGCAAAACCCTTGATTACGATCTTCCTCGGTTGGATTGCTTATCTAGCAGTTTTCAAACGATTAAACGTGAAGCTTCCTCGCACTTTCGAGTACTTTGATCATCTTGTCGGAATGATGAGCTTGACCATGATTTTGCTGTTTTGGTTCTGGAGGGCATTTGCATGA
- a CDS encoding Na+/H+ antiporter subunit E, producing MIGHFILRLTIWLLLTANFGWLNILIGVAIALVLPRPSTPPERLKSLLRSLGTIILAIPQAYKEAVELILKPHTEEEIVMERVKSGRSRGLIFLDIFLITFTPKTTVLNYLDEGWYEVHHVTPRKES from the coding sequence ATGATCGGGCACTTTATCTTGAGATTAACTATTTGGTTATTACTGACTGCAAATTTTGGTTGGCTGAACATTCTAATTGGAGTCGCGATCGCGCTTGTTCTCCCGCGTCCGTCTACGCCTCCAGAACGATTGAAAAGCTTGCTGCGATCGCTTGGAACAATCATTTTGGCAATTCCACAAGCTTATAAAGAGGCGGTGGAACTGATTCTAAAGCCGCACACCGAAGAAGAAATTGTGATGGAGCGGGTGAAATCGGGTCGATCGCGGGGACTGATTTTTCTTGATATTTTCTTGATTACCTTTACGCCCAAAACGACTGTTCTAAACTATCTCGATGAAGGTTGGTACGAAGTGCATCACGTCACACCGAGGAAAGAATCATGA
- a CDS encoding monovalent cation/H(+) antiporter subunit G: MIDLLTYVSIGIGLIFWFWGTSFLLGTRSVLFKLHNLSVSDTLGSIAIIFGLLLQRPRELPLLILAILSLALWNTMLGYVLANCSSRQIVANLAIARRNVDG, encoded by the coding sequence ATGATTGATCTATTAACCTATGTTTCTATTGGAATCGGATTGATCTTTTGGTTCTGGGGAACTTCGTTTCTACTCGGAACGCGATCGGTGTTATTCAAGCTGCACAATCTATCTGTATCTGATACGTTAGGCTCGATCGCGATCATTTTCGGCTTACTGCTTCAGCGTCCGAGAGAATTACCGCTGTTGATTCTAGCGATCTTGTCTTTAGCGCTTTGGAATACGATGCTTGGATATGTGTTAGCGAACTGTTCGAGTCGGCAGATTGTGGCAAATCTCGCGATCGCGCGGAGGAATGTGGATGGATAG
- a CDS encoding DUF4040 domain-containing protein — protein MDSYIYVMTALIPIAASMLVFQVNPYHALVIRGILGAVSALVYTVLGAADVALTEALVGTLLAVSLYAVAVRSSLVFRLGIVEGSQADPQFQEVAEKFRKIFKPWHLRVELVLYSDHESLQQALLSKEIHATCVRSSAYHTTTRLHRLYEILQPELGEADIRYLNPTQLEVHS, from the coding sequence ATGGATAGCTATATCTATGTGATGACAGCATTAATCCCGATCGCAGCTTCGATGCTCGTATTCCAGGTGAATCCGTATCATGCACTCGTGATCCGAGGAATTTTGGGAGCAGTCTCGGCGTTAGTTTATACAGTGTTAGGTGCAGCAGATGTGGCATTGACCGAAGCCTTAGTGGGAACATTGTTAGCGGTTTCTCTCTATGCAGTTGCAGTGCGATCGTCGTTAGTTTTTCGGCTGGGTATTGTCGAAGGGAGCCAAGCCGATCCACAGTTCCAAGAAGTCGCTGAAAAATTCCGCAAAATCTTTAAACCGTGGCATCTACGAGTTGAATTAGTGTTGTATTCGGATCATGAAAGTTTGCAGCAAGCGTTATTGAGCAAAGAAATTCATGCAACCTGTGTGCGATCGAGCGCATATCACACGACCACTCGACTCCACCGCCTTTACGAAATTCTGCAACCAGAACTCGGCGAAGCTGATATCCGCTATCTCAATCCAACTCAACTGGAGGTGCACTCGTGA
- a CDS encoding Na(+)/H(+) antiporter subunit B: protein MIWVYIAAGVVFFFKMVLLVDPMPQLPYSIVDAVLKDSGVPNVVSGIILRNRLYDTIFEVIVFTIAIMGASYLLANERPLSQVRQFTDETSILLARLGATIAALVGIELAIRGHLSPGGGFAAGVAGGTAIGLVAMTSSPEWMQGVYQRWKAATWEKVSVLVFIVLSIVTLAGYELPHGQLGELFSGGMLPILNILVAIKVALGSWAVILVFIRYRGLL from the coding sequence GTGATCTGGGTTTATATCGCAGCAGGAGTAGTGTTTTTTTTCAAAATGGTGCTGCTCGTTGATCCAATGCCTCAGTTGCCCTATTCGATCGTGGATGCGGTGCTAAAAGATAGCGGTGTGCCGAATGTTGTTTCTGGAATCATTTTGCGAAATCGGTTGTATGACACGATTTTTGAAGTGATTGTGTTTACGATCGCAATTATGGGCGCAAGTTACTTACTGGCAAACGAACGACCTTTAAGCCAAGTGCGCCAGTTCACCGATGAAACTTCGATTCTGTTGGCGCGATTAGGAGCGACGATCGCGGCATTAGTCGGAATCGAACTTGCGATTCGAGGACATCTCAGTCCGGGCGGTGGATTTGCGGCTGGAGTCGCAGGTGGAACTGCAATCGGGCTTGTGGCGATGACTTCTTCACCGGAATGGATGCAGGGCGTATATCAACGGTGGAAGGCGGCGACTTGGGAAAAGGTGTCGGTGCTGGTGTTTATTGTGTTGTCGATCGTGACACTAGCGGGGTATGAATTGCCGCATGGACAACTAGGGGAGTTGTTCAGTGGGGGAATGTTGCCGATTTTGAATATCTTGGTCGCGATCAAAGTGGCGTTGGGATCTTGGGCTGTGATTCTAGTGTTTATTCGATATCGCGGGCTGCTCTAG
- a CDS encoding GDSL-type esterase/lipase family protein, with translation MSSSTAFTFAVLSTFASSPLALSLLEKFPAPVADPQAATPSLSPLMLSTIPTTRTVAPVESIAQPEFSIATDSARSMPQSGGQLYLQRLAALRVGKLYTRLPSDSFREVWQDAAVQPTYEQWRKLLAMESRAVARRNSDRDLSILLGDSLSLWFPVDRLKSSQIWLNQGISGDTTWNILTRLPDLANTRPSEIYLMAGVNDLKMGASDTEIVWNIQRIIAQLQAMHPNAKIVLQSILPTRSPRIPNDQIAGINQQLKAIAERSGISFLDLFSQFVDHDGQILSEYTTDGIHLSAQGYAAWRSVFEESGSTVAASN, from the coding sequence ATGTCATCCTCTACAGCCTTTACATTTGCCGTTCTTTCGACGTTCGCTTCGTCTCCTCTGGCGCTCTCCCTGCTCGAAAAGTTCCCGGCACCTGTAGCAGATCCGCAAGCTGCTACTCCAAGCTTGTCGCCATTGATGCTTAGCACGATTCCGACGACTCGCACAGTTGCGCCTGTGGAATCGATCGCGCAACCTGAGTTTTCGATCGCGACAGATTCAGCCCGATCGATGCCTCAATCCGGTGGGCAACTTTATCTACAACGATTAGCGGCTCTGCGAGTTGGTAAGCTTTATACTCGATTGCCGAGCGATAGTTTTCGAGAGGTTTGGCAAGATGCAGCCGTACAGCCGACGTATGAACAGTGGCGGAAACTGTTGGCGATGGAATCGAGAGCAGTTGCAAGACGGAATAGCGATCGAGATCTGTCGATTCTCCTAGGTGATTCTCTGAGTTTGTGGTTTCCAGTCGATCGATTAAAGTCCTCTCAAATCTGGCTCAATCAGGGCATTTCAGGTGACACAACCTGGAATATTTTGACGCGGCTTCCCGATTTAGCGAACACACGACCGTCTGAGATTTATCTAATGGCAGGCGTGAATGATTTGAAAATGGGCGCAAGTGATACTGAGATTGTGTGGAACATTCAGCGGATTATTGCACAACTTCAAGCAATGCACCCGAACGCGAAAATTGTGTTGCAGTCGATTTTACCGACCCGATCGCCTCGCATTCCAAACGATCAAATTGCGGGAATCAATCAGCAGCTAAAAGCGATCGCCGAGCGATCAGGGATTTCTTTTCTCGATTTGTTTTCTCAATTCGTCGATCACGATGGACAAATTTTATCGGAATACACGACAGACGGAATTCATTTGAGCGCTCAAGGTTATGCGGCTTGGCGATCGGTGTTTGAAGAATCCGGTAGTACTGTGGCAGCTTCAAATTAG
- a CDS encoding Uma2 family endonuclease, with translation MYAVISQNKIQLPPGTVVRMPGTWQDYCVLRDSRGDKSIPRIKFRDGEILLMSPMPRHGREAHLLARVVEALLDSEDRNYEAFTPITMDIPESSGIEPDYCFYIDNWQAAVGKNRIDWQSEPPPDLVIEIDVTTYSAAEDYLPYRVPEVWLFKKGRFSIHQLKNDEYVLKAKSRFFPNIDVKMLAFQCLEDAAERGSGVAIRELRSRL, from the coding sequence ATGTACGCTGTGATTTCACAAAACAAAATTCAACTTCCGCCGGGTACAGTCGTGCGAATGCCAGGAACATGGCAAGACTATTGTGTGCTGCGGGACAGTCGAGGGGATAAATCGATTCCTCGAATTAAGTTTCGCGATGGAGAGATTTTACTGATGAGTCCGATGCCCCGCCACGGTCGAGAAGCCCATCTACTTGCACGAGTTGTGGAAGCATTGCTCGACAGTGAAGACCGAAATTATGAAGCCTTCACGCCAATTACGATGGACATTCCTGAATCATCGGGAATCGAACCGGATTACTGCTTCTATATCGATAACTGGCAAGCAGCGGTTGGAAAAAATCGGATTGATTGGCAAAGTGAGCCACCACCGGATTTAGTGATTGAAATTGATGTGACCACCTACAGTGCTGCGGAAGATTATCTACCGTATCGAGTTCCAGAGGTGTGGTTATTCAAAAAAGGACGATTCTCGATTCATCAATTGAAAAACGATGAATATGTGCTGAAAGCCAAGAGTAGATTCTTTCCTAATATTGATGTGAAAATGCTCGCGTTTCAATGCTTAGAAGATGCGGCAGAGCGGGGAAGCGGAGTTGCGATTCGAGAACTGCGATCGCGATTATAA
- the polA gene encoding DNA polymerase I, translated as MSATSSPKIVLVDGHSLAFRAYFAFAKGRDGGLRTSTGIPTSVSYGFLKALLETVEAEKPDYLAIAFDLGGATYRHEADETYKAGRPETPEDFMPDLENLQELLKAMNLPIVISKGYEADDVIGTMARKASQEGFTVRILSGDRDMFQLVDSEGKIKVLYMSTTYGKGAPPPKEFGVEQVKEKLGVLPSQVVDFKALCGDASDNIPGVKGIGEKTAVQLLTTYGSLEKVYESIDEIKGAVKKKLETGIEDARHSQWMAQIHLDVPLEVDPQDCKLQGFDEDKVKSWIERLEFKSFINKIEKWKAQLSGETDFSETEGSKQAAKQAPIIPQYADDDLWFFSAEETEKAEKFEPVSIAPQIIDTQAKLDALAKQLKTHKSDKTPVAWDTETSDLDPIKADLIGIGCCWNSGSDSLAYIPIGHTSGTNLDKAIVLEALRPILEDVNYPKALQNAKFDRLVFRFQGIELAGVVFDTMLASYILNPEASHKLSDLSYRYLGIHAQDYEDLVPKGKHIGEVEIPAVANYCGMDVYGVFNLVPKLRSELEVLPTLHELLIEIEQPLEPVLAEMEATGVRIDREYLQEFSKNLKEDLDRIEIEAYEAAGEKFSLGSPKQLSELLFEKLGLDRKKSRKIKTGHSTDAATLEKLQGDHPVVDKIVEHRTLTKLKSTYVDALPTLINPKTDRVHTDFNQAVTSTGRLSSSNPNLQNIPIRTAFSRQIRKAFIPKEGWLMVAADYSQIELRILAHLSQEPVLLETYRNNEDVHSLTARLLLEKEDITSEERRLGKIINFGVIYGMGAQRFARESGVTTVQARTFIDRFNTRYARVFEYLQQMQREAIANGYVETIKGRRRYFNFSSDSVKKLRGTSPDEIQLDKLKLRDQFEAQALRAAANAPIQGSSADIIKIAMSQLHEVLKAYPAHLLLQVHDELVFEVEPDAWEELQPKIKRVMENAVSLSVPLMVDIRAGNNWMDTK; from the coding sequence TTGAGCGCTACTTCTTCTCCCAAAATCGTTCTCGTTGACGGTCATTCTCTCGCATTCCGCGCCTATTTTGCGTTTGCGAAAGGTCGCGATGGTGGCTTACGCACTTCAACTGGAATTCCAACGAGCGTTTCTTATGGCTTCCTCAAGGCGTTACTTGAAACTGTGGAAGCTGAGAAACCGGATTATTTAGCGATCGCGTTTGATCTCGGTGGTGCAACCTATCGCCACGAAGCCGATGAAACGTACAAAGCAGGTCGCCCAGAAACGCCTGAAGATTTCATGCCGGATCTAGAGAATCTTCAGGAATTGTTGAAGGCGATGAATTTACCGATCGTTATTTCCAAGGGCTACGAAGCCGATGACGTGATCGGGACAATGGCGCGAAAAGCGAGTCAGGAAGGCTTTACGGTGCGGATTTTGAGTGGCGATCGCGATATGTTCCAGCTAGTCGATTCCGAGGGCAAAATCAAAGTCCTCTACATGAGTACGACTTATGGAAAAGGTGCGCCGCCGCCTAAAGAATTTGGAGTTGAGCAAGTCAAAGAGAAGCTTGGAGTTCTCCCTTCTCAAGTGGTAGATTTCAAAGCGCTTTGTGGGGACGCTTCCGATAACATTCCGGGTGTGAAAGGGATCGGAGAGAAAACAGCGGTTCAATTGCTGACGACTTATGGATCGCTGGAGAAAGTGTATGAATCGATCGACGAAATCAAAGGAGCCGTCAAGAAGAAATTAGAAACGGGAATCGAAGATGCACGTCACTCCCAATGGATGGCGCAAATTCATTTAGATGTTCCGTTAGAGGTCGATCCGCAGGATTGTAAACTTCAGGGATTCGACGAAGACAAGGTTAAATCCTGGATCGAGCGATTGGAATTCAAATCGTTCATCAACAAGATCGAGAAGTGGAAAGCACAACTGAGCGGCGAAACAGACTTTTCTGAAACAGAAGGGTCAAAGCAAGCGGCAAAACAAGCTCCGATCATTCCTCAATACGCCGATGATGATCTGTGGTTCTTTAGTGCAGAAGAAACCGAGAAAGCAGAAAAATTTGAGCCAGTCTCGATCGCACCTCAAATCATTGATACCCAAGCGAAATTAGACGCTTTGGCAAAACAACTCAAAACCCATAAGAGCGATAAAACTCCGGTGGCTTGGGACACAGAAACCAGCGATCTTGATCCGATCAAAGCTGACCTCATTGGAATTGGTTGCTGCTGGAATTCTGGATCAGATTCATTGGCTTACATTCCGATCGGTCATACCTCAGGAACGAACTTAGATAAAGCGATCGTGCTTGAAGCCTTGCGTCCAATTCTCGAAGATGTGAACTATCCGAAAGCATTGCAAAATGCAAAGTTCGATCGCTTAGTCTTCCGCTTTCAAGGCATCGAACTTGCAGGTGTCGTCTTCGATACGATGTTAGCAAGCTATATTCTCAATCCCGAAGCGAGTCACAAATTAAGCGATTTGAGCTATCGCTATCTCGGCATTCATGCACAGGACTACGAAGACTTAGTTCCGAAAGGAAAGCACATTGGAGAAGTGGAGATTCCAGCCGTTGCGAACTATTGCGGCATGGATGTCTATGGTGTGTTTAACCTCGTGCCAAAACTGCGATCGGAACTCGAAGTACTACCAACGCTGCATGAGTTACTGATTGAAATCGAACAGCCGCTTGAACCAGTACTCGCAGAGATGGAAGCAACTGGAGTCAGAATCGATCGTGAGTATCTGCAAGAGTTTTCTAAGAACTTGAAAGAAGACCTCGATCGCATCGAAATCGAAGCCTACGAAGCCGCAGGAGAAAAGTTTAGTCTCGGCTCTCCGAAACAATTAAGCGAATTGCTATTCGAGAAATTGGGACTCGATCGAAAGAAATCCCGCAAGATCAAAACAGGGCATTCCACTGATGCAGCAACCTTAGAGAAACTTCAGGGTGATCATCCAGTGGTGGATAAAATTGTCGAACATCGAACTTTAACGAAGCTTAAATCTACCTATGTGGATGCACTTCCAACCCTGATTAATCCAAAGACCGATCGCGTTCACACCGACTTTAACCAAGCCGTCACTTCGACAGGTCGCCTCTCTTCCTCGAATCCGAACCTGCAAAACATTCCGATTCGGACAGCCTTTAGTCGCCAAATCCGCAAAGCTTTTATTCCCAAAGAAGGCTGGCTGATGGTTGCAGCAGACTATTCTCAGATTGAATTGCGAATTCTGGCGCATCTGAGCCAAGAGCCTGTCTTGCTCGAAACCTATCGGAACAATGAGGATGTTCACTCATTGACCGCTCGATTGTTGCTAGAAAAAGAAGACATCACTTCTGAAGAACGGCGATTGGGTAAGATTATCAACTTTGGTGTGATCTATGGCATGGGCGCACAGCGATTCGCACGAGAATCCGGAGTGACCACCGTTCAAGCGCGAACCTTTATCGATCGATTCAACACCCGTTACGCCCGCGTTTTTGAATATCTCCAACAGATGCAGCGAGAAGCGATCGCCAATGGCTATGTCGAGACGATCAAAGGACGACGACGCTACTTTAATTTCTCATCGGATTCGGTGAAAAAACTGCGCGGAACTTCCCCCGATGAAATTCAACTCGATAAGCTGAAGTTGCGCGATCAGTTCGAGGCACAAGCCCTCAGAGCCGCGGCTAACGCCCCAATTCAAGGCTCTAGTGCTGACATTATTAAAATCGCCATGTCGCAGTTACATGAAGTCTTGAAAGCTTACCCGGCTCATTTATTGCTACAGGTACACGATGAATTAGTGTTTGAAGTCGAACCCGATGCTTGGGAAGAATTGCAGCCTAAGATCAAGCGAGTGATGGAAAATGCTGTTTCTCTAAGTGTGCCGCTGATGGTTGATATTCGCGCTGGAAACAACTGGATGGACACAAAATAG
- a CDS encoding Uma2 family endonuclease has translation MKTQIRAQLNTISIPDRTWAQFKLLQQAFENSRNVKLSFFENTIGISMPSEAHDLFSRIILFLIGIYCLEKQLQFIPVGSADREREGVAFLQPDESFYVGERKAIPDLAIEIVFSSGNESKLPRYQALELPEVWFWEDGVFALYRLSEGRYRKIQRSEILGFEDLDIATLSRCVLVAETDMIGAISEFRRGL, from the coding sequence ATGAAGACGCAAATTCGCGCTCAACTCAATACAATCTCGATTCCCGATCGAACTTGGGCACAGTTCAAACTGCTGCAACAAGCGTTTGAGAATTCCCGCAACGTCAAACTCAGCTTCTTTGAAAATACGATCGGGATTTCCATGCCCTCCGAAGCCCATGATCTATTCAGTCGCATCATCCTTTTTTTAATTGGGATTTACTGCCTTGAAAAACAGCTCCAATTTATCCCGGTCGGATCAGCCGATCGAGAAAGAGAAGGTGTAGCGTTTCTTCAGCCTGACGAAAGTTTCTATGTGGGGGAACGTAAGGCGATTCCAGATTTAGCGATCGAGATCGTCTTTAGCAGTGGAAATGAATCTAAGTTGCCTCGATATCAAGCTTTAGAACTCCCGGAGGTTTGGTTTTGGGAGGATGGAGTCTTCGCACTGTATCGATTATCGGAGGGAAGATATCGGAAAATTCAGCGGAGTGAGATTTTAGGATTCGAGGATTTGGACATTGCCACACTGAGCCGCTGTGTTCTAGTGGCTGAGACAGATATGATCGGTGCTATCTCTGAATTCAGAAGAGGTTTATAG